From the genome of Bacteroidia bacterium, one region includes:
- the purB gene encoding adenylosuccinate lyase → MDFTQLTAVSPIDGRYKDKIEEYSTFFSEFALIKYRVFVEVEYFIALCELPLFQLAKVDKSSFGVVREICSKFSIEDALQIKEIEKTTNHDVKAVEYFLKEKFDLNNLGDFKEFIHFGLTSQDINNTAFPLMLRDSLNNVYFPYLEQVIEKLKYFSNEWKDVPLLARTHGQPASPTCLGKEIKVFVERLEVQLKQLKSIPLSAKFGGATGNLNAHHIAYPEVDWIVFANRFVNQILGLNRSQTTTQIEHYDNLAAQFDCMKRINTILIDLCRDIWTYVSMDYFKQKIKKGEIGSSAMPHKVNPIDFENAEGNFGMANAIFEHLSAKLPISRLQRDLTDSTVMRNIGVPMAHTLISFKSTLKGLDKLLLNVEAINSDLNKNWTVVAEAIQTILRREGYPNPYEALKDLTRTNKPISQADVVQFIDSLEVSPKIKEQLKLITPFSYTGLY, encoded by the coding sequence ATGGACTTTACTCAATTAACTGCGGTTTCTCCAATCGACGGTAGATACAAAGATAAAATTGAAGAGTATTCCACCTTCTTTTCGGAATTTGCACTAATCAAATATCGAGTTTTTGTAGAGGTTGAATACTTTATTGCCTTATGTGAGTTACCCCTTTTTCAATTAGCCAAGGTTGATAAATCATCATTCGGAGTTGTGAGAGAAATTTGTAGTAAATTTTCTATTGAAGATGCCCTACAAATTAAGGAAATTGAGAAAACTACAAATCATGATGTAAAGGCTGTTGAGTATTTTTTAAAGGAAAAATTTGATTTGAATAACTTGGGTGATTTTAAGGAGTTTATTCATTTTGGGTTAACCTCACAGGATATTAACAATACGGCATTCCCCTTAATGTTAAGGGATTCGTTAAATAATGTGTACTTTCCCTATCTTGAACAAGTTATTGAGAAATTAAAATATTTTTCCAATGAATGGAAGGATGTGCCTTTGCTTGCAAGAACACACGGACAACCAGCCTCACCAACATGCCTTGGTAAGGAGATAAAAGTATTTGTTGAACGCTTAGAAGTACAACTTAAGCAGCTAAAAAGCATACCATTATCTGCTAAATTTGGCGGAGCTACTGGTAATCTTAATGCTCACCACATCGCATATCCTGAAGTCGATTGGATTGTATTTGCAAATAGATTTGTAAATCAGATTCTTGGGCTTAATCGTTCTCAAACAACAACCCAAATTGAGCATTACGATAATTTAGCGGCACAGTTTGATTGCATGAAAAGGATTAACACTATCCTCATCGATTTGTGCAGGGATATCTGGACATACGTGTCGATGGATTATTTCAAACAAAAGATCAAAAAAGGCGAAATTGGATCATCTGCAATGCCACATAAGGTAAACCCTATAGATTTTGAGAATGCCGAAGGTAATTTTGGAATGGCAAATGCAATTTTCGAACACCTTTCTGCTAAATTGCCAATATCACGCCTGCAGCGTGATTTAACCGATAGCACTGTAATGAGAAATATTGGTGTGCCGATGGCTCATACACTCATATCATTTAAGTCTACCTTAAAAGGTCTTGATAAACTACTGCTTAACGTTGAGGCCATAAATAGCGATTTGAATAAAAATTGGACCGTAGTAGCTGAAGCTATACAAACTATTCTTAGGCGTGAAGGTTATCCTAATCCTTACGAAGCTCTAAAAGACCTAACTAGAACCAATAAGCCCATTTCACAAGCTGATGTTGTTCAATTTATTGATAGTTTAGAGGTTAGCCCAAAAATCAAAGAGCAACTGAAACTTATTACACCTTTTAGCTATACAGGTCTTTATTGA
- a CDS encoding YegS/Rv2252/BmrU family lipid kinase, whose translation MMQTNDKEKIIFLINPISGTKKKADIPKKILQLIDKSMYDAEVYITKYKGEATEIVSQKIVEGYSRFIAVGGDGTVNEIAKALVDTNGILGIIPIGSGNGLARHLRIPLDLKKSMELINTGKYEAIDYGRVNDVPFFCTCGVGFDAHIGHKFAEATERGFVTYLKTTLREFFSYKAKKYKLKIDNTIKLKSRAFLITFANASQYGNNAYISPKADIQDGKLDICILSPFRLYRGVSIGIRLFAKTMDRSPLMNSMRAEKIVLKRKKEGVIHFDGEPCLMGKKLKISIVHNGLKVMFPKIG comes from the coding sequence ATGATGCAAACAAATGATAAAGAGAAAATAATCTTTCTGATCAACCCAATTTCAGGCACGAAAAAGAAAGCAGATATACCTAAAAAAATACTTCAGCTAATTGATAAATCGATGTATGATGCTGAAGTTTATATCACTAAATATAAGGGAGAAGCAACAGAAATTGTTTCACAAAAAATAGTTGAAGGTTATTCACGATTCATTGCAGTTGGAGGCGATGGAACTGTTAATGAAATAGCCAAAGCATTGGTTGATACTAATGGGATTTTGGGCATTATTCCTATAGGATCAGGAAATGGGCTTGCCAGGCACTTGAGGATTCCTCTTGATCTTAAGAAGTCCATGGAACTTATTAACACAGGCAAATATGAGGCTATTGATTATGGGAGAGTTAACGATGTTCCGTTTTTCTGTACATGCGGGGTTGGTTTCGATGCACATATCGGACATAAATTTGCTGAGGCTACGGAGAGAGGTTTTGTTACATACCTCAAAACTACTCTAAGGGAATTTTTTAGCTATAAGGCAAAAAAGTACAAGCTGAAAATTGATAATACCATAAAACTTAAGTCACGCGCATTCCTAATAACATTTGCCAATGCCTCACAGTATGGGAATAATGCATATATCTCCCCTAAGGCGGATATTCAGGATGGAAAACTAGATATTTGTATCCTTTCACCTTTTAGATTGTATAGAGGCGTAAGCATTGGTATTCGATTATTTGCTAAAACAATGGATCGTAGCCCTTTAATGAACAGTATGCGGGCTGAAAAAATTGTTTTGAAGAGAAAGAAAGAAGGTGTTATCCATTTTGACGGAGAACCTTGTTTGATGGGAAAAAAATTGAAGATTAGTATTGTTCACAATGGATTAAAGGTGATGTTTCCTAAAATAGGTTAA
- a CDS encoding GNAT family N-acetyltransferase, translating into MEKITIRDFTSTDYQGLMNVWQLTNLGSAQRGDNLEIIEHSINMGGKMLVVESSNNEIIGTSWMTFDGRRIHLHHFGIHPNYQRKGIGLQLAKESLKFVKQKGYQVKLEVHKNNIAAIELYKNLGFTYLGDYDVYIIRDIGIIGG; encoded by the coding sequence ATGGAAAAAATTACAATAAGAGATTTCACATCAACTGATTATCAGGGATTAATGAATGTTTGGCAACTTACAAACCTTGGTAGTGCTCAACGGGGAGATAACCTCGAAATTATTGAGCATAGTATTAATATGGGCGGTAAGATGCTAGTTGTTGAATCATCAAATAATGAGATTATTGGCACATCATGGATGACCTTTGATGGGAGAAGAATTCATTTACATCACTTCGGTATTCATCCTAACTATCAACGTAAAGGAATAGGATTACAGCTAGCAAAAGAATCACTCAAATTCGTTAAGCAAAAAGGTTATCAGGTGAAGTTAGAGGTTCATAAAAACAATATTGCGGCAATAGAACTTTATAAAAATTTAGGTTTCACCTATTTAGGTGATTATGATGTATACATCATACGAGATATTGGAATCATCGGAGGTTAA
- a CDS encoding fumarylacetoacetate hydrolase family protein → MKIICIGLNYMDHIREMNNPIPQVPVFFLKPDTSLVRNNNPFFYPEFTNDLQYELEVVLKINKLGRNVSEKFAHRYYNEIGLGIDFTARDLQRLCKDKGMPWEMAKAFDGSAPISSFVKKERFENLNNINFKLEKNDVIVQKGNTNDMVFKFDHIISYVTKFITLRTGDLIFTGTPVGVGPVKVGDRLKAYLEDELMLDFFIR, encoded by the coding sequence ATGAAAATCATATGTATTGGTCTAAATTACATGGATCACATTAGGGAAATGAATAATCCTATACCACAGGTTCCTGTTTTTTTCCTAAAACCTGATACCAGTTTAGTTAGAAACAATAACCCTTTCTTTTACCCTGAATTTACTAACGACTTACAGTATGAGTTAGAGGTTGTTTTAAAAATCAATAAGTTAGGTAGAAATGTTAGCGAGAAGTTTGCACATCGTTACTATAATGAAATAGGTCTAGGGATAGATTTTACCGCTCGCGATTTACAACGACTCTGCAAGGATAAGGGAATGCCTTGGGAAATGGCAAAGGCTTTCGATGGATCAGCACCTATCAGTAGTTTTGTTAAAAAGGAGCGGTTTGAGAACCTCAATAATATTAATTTCAAACTCGAAAAGAATGATGTGATTGTTCAAAAGGGTAACACTAATGACATGGTCTTCAAATTCGATCATATAATCTCCTATGTCACTAAATTCATAACCTTGAGAACAGGAGATCTTATTTTTACTGGAACTCCTGTTGGTGTTGGCCCTGTTAAAGTTGGGGATAGGCTAAAGGCTTATTTGGAGGATGAGCTAATGCTTGATTTTTTTATAAGGTAG
- a CDS encoding HAD family phosphatase: protein MVVTDLDGTLLNSDAIAEKPVLETLFSLGEMGIVRTIATGRSLYSINKVLSDDFPIDYIIFSSGAGVIRWKDKQILNSRLLYQHEVQSVVDDLILHGIDFMIHEPIPHNHCFLYHSANHENSDFDRRIETYRAFCRPYISGIEFPDGATQIIAVLPNDADLFKRLSLKFPTLKVIRTTSPSDGVSIWMEIFPLDVSKAYGISWLCGEEVKCNINEVIAIGNDFNDLDMLDFIELSYVVSNAPDELKNLYKVVPSNNEYGFNFAVKDALINLR from the coding sequence ATGGTTGTTACAGATCTTGATGGTACACTGCTGAATAGTGATGCTATTGCTGAGAAGCCTGTTCTTGAAACATTATTCAGTTTAGGTGAAATGGGGATAGTAAGAACAATTGCCACAGGTCGTTCGCTTTACTCAATCAATAAGGTTTTATCGGATGATTTTCCAATTGACTATATAATTTTTTCTTCTGGTGCTGGTGTGATTCGATGGAAAGACAAACAGATATTGAATTCTCGTCTTCTATATCAGCACGAGGTTCAATCTGTTGTTGATGATTTGATTTTACATGGAATTGATTTTATGATTCACGAGCCAATACCTCACAATCATTGCTTTCTATATCATTCAGCTAATCATGAGAATTCCGATTTTGATAGAAGAATCGAGACGTATAGAGCATTTTGTAGACCATACATCTCAGGTATCGAATTTCCTGATGGAGCTACTCAGATAATAGCCGTTCTACCCAATGATGCCGATCTTTTTAAAAGATTAAGCCTTAAATTTCCAACATTAAAGGTTATTAGAACAACATCCCCTTCGGACGGAGTTTCAATTTGGATGGAAATTTTTCCGCTTGATGTTTCAAAAGCGTATGGAATAAGTTGGCTTTGTGGTGAGGAGGTGAAATGTAATATAAATGAGGTTATTGCAATAGGAAACGACTTTAACGATTTGGATATGCTCGATTTTATTGAACTTTCTTATGTTGTTTCGAATGCACCTGATGAGTTAAAAAACCTATATAAGGTTGTGCCATCTAACAATGAGTATGGTTTTAATTTTGCTGTAAAAGATGCGCTGATTAACCTCCGATGA
- a CDS encoding HD domain-containing protein, protein MPSHDAEHHLRVWLHCRGLLIELHKAGIKTTLDSIDKAIVACFFHDAGLTLDVGEQHGFLGRKICEDFFKDNPNLQVPDLPEVLDVIEKHDDKSKKEISTVTPYTMKTILRLVSAADDLDALGYIGVFRYVEIYLKRCIPDTEIPKKVTTNLKNRFSNFLSTYSGLPKFAERQKIRYKETFDFFAELDGYFSQKTEIPDSQLTVFKILKESLVEKKLGIDETIEETLRINTKGYPLWYFSKLRNELEVTSALLLD, encoded by the coding sequence TTGCCTTCCCACGATGCAGAGCATCATTTAAGAGTTTGGTTACATTGCCGTGGTTTACTTATTGAACTACATAAAGCAGGAATAAAAACAACTCTCGATTCTATTGACAAAGCTATAGTAGCCTGCTTCTTTCACGATGCAGGGTTAACATTGGATGTTGGGGAACAACATGGTTTTTTAGGTCGAAAAATTTGTGAAGATTTCTTCAAAGACAACCCTAACCTTCAAGTTCCTGATCTACCAGAAGTGCTTGATGTTATTGAAAAACACGACGATAAATCGAAAAAGGAAATCTCGACTGTTACCCCATATACAATGAAGACAATTCTGAGGCTTGTTTCAGCCGCAGATGATCTTGACGCATTGGGTTATATAGGAGTTTTTAGATATGTTGAGATTTATCTAAAGCGATGCATCCCTGACACTGAAATTCCTAAAAAGGTTACTACTAATTTAAAAAATAGGTTTTCGAATTTTTTAAGCACTTACTCAGGTCTTCCTAAATTCGCAGAAAGGCAAAAGATAAGGTATAAAGAAACCTTCGATTTCTTTGCTGAACTTGATGGTTACTTCTCGCAAAAGACTGAAATTCCAGATAGCCAACTCACTGTTTTTAAGATATTAAAAGAAAGTCTTGTTGAGAAAAAGTTAGGAATAGATGAAACCATTGAAGAAACTCTAAGAATAAATACTAAAGGTTATCCTCTTTGGTATTTTAGTAAACTTAGAAATGAACTTGAGGTGACATCGGCATTATTACTTGATTAA
- a CDS encoding menaquinone biosynthesis protein encodes MIEKIRVSAVSYLNSIPFVYGLQNSSILEKIDLSLDYPAECARKLADDEVDIGLVPVAVIPSLPYYNIISDFCIGAEGPVRTVVLLSNSPIETLDRIYLDYQSRTSVMLIKVLSNNLWKINPEWIPYTPQHTLNDIDPYDGIVIIGDRVFESESKFKYRYDLAEEWIRLTGLPFVFAAWTANKQIDKTFLDSFNQSLKLGVENIDASIDSLTTLNISRLDAQLYFKNNISFDLNSKKKEALKLFWSLSKEI; translated from the coding sequence ATGATAGAAAAGATTAGGGTATCGGCAGTATCATATTTAAACTCTATTCCTTTTGTTTACGGGTTACAAAATTCAAGTATATTAGAAAAAATAGACTTGTCGTTAGATTATCCAGCGGAATGCGCACGAAAACTTGCTGATGATGAAGTCGATATAGGATTAGTTCCTGTAGCTGTTATACCATCTCTACCTTATTATAATATTATCTCTGATTTCTGCATAGGTGCTGAAGGTCCAGTAAGGACGGTAGTATTACTTAGCAACTCACCAATTGAAACTCTCGATAGAATTTACCTTGATTATCAATCAAGAACATCTGTTATGTTGATTAAAGTTTTATCGAATAACCTTTGGAAAATTAACCCCGAATGGATTCCCTATACCCCACAACATACATTAAATGATATAGATCCTTATGATGGAATTGTAATAATTGGCGATAGAGTATTTGAATCTGAATCCAAATTTAAATATCGATACGATCTTGCTGAAGAATGGATTAGGCTTACAGGTCTACCATTCGTTTTTGCTGCATGGACTGCAAACAAACAGATTGACAAAACCTTCCTCGACTCATTTAACCAGTCCCTAAAACTGGGAGTTGAAAATATTGATGCATCTATTGATTCGCTCACCACACTTAATATAAGTAGGCTTGATGCTCAGCTCTATTTTAAGAATAATATCTCTTTCGACTTGAACAGTAAAAAGAAGGAAGCATTAAAGCTATTTTGGAGTCTTAGTAAAGAGATCTAA
- a CDS encoding DNA-binding protein yields MTKLITFNELRRIKDNLPSGSMQHIADRLNVNVETVRNYFGGTNYEKGGAVGFHVEQGPDGGIVTLDDSTILDMAKELITRSGELV; encoded by the coding sequence ATGACCAAATTAATAACATTTAATGAGTTAAGGAGGATAAAAGACAATCTTCCTTCAGGGAGTATGCAACATATCGCAGACAGGTTAAACGTGAATGTCGAAACTGTACGTAATTATTTTGGTGGGACAAATTACGAAAAGGGAGGTGCAGTAGGCTTTCACGTTGAGCAGGGACCCGATGGCGGGATTGTTACATTAGATGATTCAACGATACTAGATATGGCTAAGGAGCTTATCACAAGGTCGGGGGAATTAGTGTAG
- a CDS encoding NAD(P)/FAD-dependent oxidoreductase: MNYPSYQIILKNSYDIAIIGAGAAGLLAAGSAAMLGAKVVLLEKMEKPARKLRITGKGRCNITNMKSLEEYLKEISPEPRFLRQAFGSFFNQDIVDLLKTMGVDTKIERGQRVFPTSEKAWDVAEALIKWVKSLNVEIYNNSQIENIIVDEHIIKGIKVKNTKSGLIDTVNSKCVIVATGGKSYPATGSTGDGYQFAKLAGHKIENLRPSLVGIETKTVYNKAIGLNLRNINATLWIGGKKSISEFGELSFTEYGLDGPIILRLSRLIVDSLTNNKKVEISLDLKPALDYQKIESRIQRDITNSSKMNIATLLKELLPSQLIDTFIEILRIDPLKPVNQLNIKDKKSLINLLKDFRIEATNFRGWDEAIVTAGGISIKEINPKTMESKIVSNLYFAGEIIDVDGNTGGYNLQIAFSTGWLAGNSAAKKVLESTL; this comes from the coding sequence ATTAATTACCCTTCTTATCAAATTATTTTGAAAAACTCCTATGATATTGCCATCATTGGTGCTGGTGCAGCTGGTTTACTTGCGGCAGGAAGTGCAGCAATGCTTGGTGCAAAAGTTGTTCTCCTAGAAAAAATGGAGAAACCTGCCCGAAAACTTAGAATTACTGGTAAAGGGAGGTGTAATATCACCAACATGAAATCTTTAGAGGAATACCTTAAAGAGATTTCACCTGAGCCTCGTTTCTTACGACAAGCATTTGGTTCTTTTTTCAACCAAGATATTGTGGATTTACTAAAAACAATGGGGGTTGATACTAAGATAGAGCGAGGTCAACGTGTGTTCCCCACTAGCGAAAAAGCATGGGATGTTGCCGAAGCACTTATTAAATGGGTAAAATCTTTGAACGTAGAAATCTACAATAACTCACAAATTGAAAATATTATAGTAGATGAACATATAATAAAAGGTATAAAGGTTAAAAATACAAAATCGGGATTAATTGATACTGTCAATAGTAAATGTGTAATTGTAGCAACTGGAGGTAAATCATATCCTGCAACAGGTTCAACTGGGGATGGTTACCAATTTGCAAAATTAGCTGGGCATAAAATCGAAAATCTACGTCCGTCTCTTGTTGGGATTGAAACTAAAACGGTTTACAATAAAGCCATAGGCTTAAATCTCAGAAATATCAATGCAACGCTTTGGATTGGTGGAAAGAAAAGCATTAGCGAATTTGGTGAGCTCTCTTTTACTGAATATGGGTTAGATGGCCCTATAATATTGCGATTAAGCAGGTTAATTGTTGATTCATTAACTAATAATAAAAAGGTCGAGATATCCTTAGATCTTAAACCAGCGTTGGATTATCAAAAAATCGAATCAAGAATACAACGGGATATTACCAATTCAAGTAAGATGAATATTGCCACATTACTTAAGGAACTTCTACCCTCTCAGCTAATTGACACATTCATTGAAATTCTGCGCATCGATCCGTTAAAACCTGTAAATCAATTAAATATTAAAGACAAGAAGAGCCTTATCAACCTACTAAAAGATTTTCGTATTGAAGCAACAAACTTCAGAGGTTGGGATGAGGCAATTGTAACCGCTGGAGGTATCTCAATAAAAGAGATAAACCCAAAAACAATGGAATCCAAAATAGTTAGCAATCTCTATTTCGCAGGAGAAATAATTGATGTTGATGGTAATACAGGAGGTTATAATCTCCAAATTGCATTTTCAACAGGATGGCTTGCTGGTAACTCCGCTGCAAAAAAAGTATTAGAATCTACCTTATAA